From one Ignavibacteria bacterium genomic stretch:
- a CDS encoding 30S ribosomal protein S12 produces the protein MPTISQLVRNGRKVVTEKSKSPALQSCPQKRGVCTRVYTTTPKKPNSALRKVARVRLSNNIEVTAYIPGEGHNLQEHSIVIIRGGRVKDLPGVRYHIVRGAADTQGVAKRMQARSKYGAKRPKPGAPAAAAKGKK, from the coding sequence ATGCCAACAATCAGTCAGTTAGTCCGGAACGGACGTAAAGTGGTCACCGAGAAGAGCAAATCTCCGGCCCTTCAGTCATGCCCTCAGAAGCGTGGCGTATGTACACGGGTTTATACAACCACTCCCAAGAAGCCCAATTCCGCGCTTCGGAAGGTGGCTCGTGTACGGTTGTCGAATAATATCGAAGTGACGGCATATATACCGGGTGAAGGACACAACCTTCAGGAGCACAGCATTGTGATTATACGCGGTGGTCGGGTAAAGGACCTGCCTGGTGTTCGGTATCACATTGTCCGTGGTGCCGCTGACACCCAGGGTGTTGCCAAGCGTATGCAGGCACGTTCAAAGTACGGCGCCAAGCGTCCAAAGCCGGGAGCACCCGCTGCCGCTGCGAAAGGCAAGAAATAA